The sequence acgaggaagaggaagaggaaggaaatgaagatgaagatgaagatgaggacGAAGATCGCTCATCTGATAACGAGGACCAAGAGAATCGAGATCGgcaagagagagaggaagatgatgaaatACAACGGCAAAGGCGGCGTGATCTGCTTCGGCTTCGGATCCAGGACGTTATGCCTCGGGCACGGAGCGGCCGTAACCGGATCTTGGATTGGGCCGAGATTCTCATGGGCCTGGAGGACACCTCTATCGAATTCCGCCTCGAAGTCCCTGATTCGGACCGGTACGTCGGCAATCCTGAAGATTACGTCGACGCCGAGGGCTACGAGGCGTTACTGCAAGCCTTAGCGGAGAACGATATCGGCGCAAGAAGAGGCGCGCCGCCTGCTTCAAAATCGGCCGTCTCGGCTTTACCGACGGTGGTGATTGCGTCGGAGATAGAGGCTTCAGTCTGTGCTATATGTAAGGACATGGTCAATATTGGCGAAACCGCCACTAAATTGCCGTGTGGTCATGATTACCACGGCGATTGCATTGTGCCTTGGCTTGGTTCCCGGAATTCTTGCCCGGTTTGTAGGTTTGAGCTTCCGACGGATGATCCCGAATACGAAGAGGAGAGGAAGAAGACGGCGAAGGCAAGTGCCGGTGGAGCTTCCGGTTCTGGCCGAAATAATTCCGTTTTGGATTGATTATCAAATCGAATCGgtatgcttttttctttttttaatgtgcATTTTAAAGTTGCTTATGAACTTTTGGATGTTTGTTTGGTAGTGGGATTAGATTTGAAATATGTTTCCATTTTCTTCTgaatgtaaataatatttactcAGTTTGGTCTTGCTTATTTTTCAATGTCATACCCTCTGAGAATATTAGCACtttgcttattttatttgttgaataCTAGTGGAAATGGTCTTTAAACTTTGGCATTCGCTCGGTCTCAATGTAAACCAATGAATTTTTGAACTGTTTTTTGTTTCATTCACACATGGGTACCATCTGTAAAAGGCAAAAAGAGTTGGGTGAGTGGAGAGAAACTTTTAAACAAATACTAGTGTATATTGTCTATTAGCATGGCTTCTTGGATTTGTCGTTAGTTACTTAGTTTTGGATGATGGCAATTCCCTTTTGAGATTTTTGCCTGCCCCAACTATCAGTCATGTTTAGTATAGCTTTTtcctattctttttcttaactttttcaTGTTTAGGCCAAAGCAGATTTGCTTGCGTTTTCGTATCTTGAAGTGGCCTCTGATTAGATTCCAGCCTTTGCATAATTATATTTGGGACCCTAAAACCCTTGAGCCATATGCCTTTACCAGTGTGATCTCGTGCTTTTGGTTGTCTCTTAGTTATCATTTGATAATATGCAAGTTTCTGTAACCACTCTCTCAATAccaggaaagaaaaatgaacgTTTTTGAATGTGTGTTCTTGTGTAAGAAATccgaaaagggaaaaaataaatatgagtGTATATATTATAAACTTGCATGGCTGCTCTTGGGTTAAACCTCACAGACAAAAGTTGTTTTAACTGTCAGTAGTAGCAACACAGGCACAAACTAGATTATACGTATAAGCAGTGTTCTTGCAAAAGCCTGCAAATAAATCTGGACCAAATTGGCTATTGCATTGTTGGTCAATTGTCTGCACTGTGTTCAATAACTGGAAATAGTTGCagcaatattttgttttatagtcTTTCATGACCATGTCTTATCCAATTTATGGTAAGCAGGTGGGTGCATTTGTAACATCATACATTTGTATGGCAAGGCCCTAGCTTCCTAAGATGCGATTACTGATAAGGGATGTCTGTTAAACGGTGTTTACGTCTATCTTGAAATTGTTTGAAATCAGATAGTGATACATACAttagttttcttctctttttggttaaaaaaatagaactatATGTATACACAAAGAGTGAGGATGTATGTAGCAAGCATTTTAACCTTATTACTATATTTTGGTTTAGgagctatttttagaaacattttattgggggaataataaaacaataaatattgttaatagctttttatattttccatgaaagtggtgtcaaaactttcctattatggtttatggtttattaacaattgccctaagggcatccattaacatgacccattttgttattatttttacctATTTTGTTTGGCTTGACTATCAGTATCCTGGTAAATTGTGACCTGAACCTTCAGCCTTCACCTTTATGAATTAAGGTGATAGTTAAAACTTCTACAATAACTTTACACGGCCCCCTTTCCCATCCCATGACCATCTTGTTCACCTGTTGTGATTGGCTCCCCACAATCTGTTGCTGTCTCTGATAGTTTGGAAAGCCTTTCCAGATTCAGCCGAGACTAAATTAGTATTATTGTACCTTTGtgttttgattattaaaaaaaattgcaaactatGTATTTGCTCCCTAtcttttacaccatatttcaattttgtctcttgcctttcaatttcaattgtgttaatttggtctctaaccttttAGTGCCTTGTCAATTTAGTCACTactgttattttttaaatggaaattGTTGACATGgtaaatggccaaaataaaaaattagtttattgccACATCAAtggaaactaatttttaattttgactgTTAGTCGCGTCAGCAATTTCCATTCAAGAGATAACGGCAtggattaaattgacacggaAATAAAAGGCTAGTGACTaaattgaaaggttagagaccaaattaaaatatggtgtaaaAGATAGAgacaaaatacataatttacccTTAGAAAAAAACCACATTAGCATTATTTTCTGCCAATCTTTTGCTAGAAGTGTGTCACATTATTTGTCAATCACAAAAGTTcccttatatttttttcatttgtttacaaagaaaaattttcatctGAAATTTGAGGATcttaaaatatgataatatttgaACATGTAATAATAGCTGTATTATACAATATGATCATTATTTGATACCTGTCACCATATATAGAATTCACGGGTGACAAAAGAAGACTACTTTATTGAAACTACAATTAAAATATGATGATGGTACAATAATTGTTGTATATTTTGATTTAtccagaaaagaaaacaaatcattGTATGACAAAAGAAGGTGGGGGGTTCTATTTTTAATCTAATAGATGAAGTGATTTTGATGGGCGCATGACCTAAAGAGATTTGATTGCTTGCAGACACTGGAAgtacccattaaaaaaaataataaaataaaataacacagGAAGTACAATATACTATTATGTGTTTATGTTGTGGACAAAAGTCAACTgaaaacaagaataataatattcCTTAAAGTTATCCCTTCACTGGGAAAATGGTTTCTGCATTTCTCTGAACAGGTTGTTCCTGTTATGAAAAATGGGGAGGTtacaatttattaaatttaacctTTTTATTCTTGACTTCAAATTGATTTGTTTACTTCCATCGTAATGAAGATTTTAACTTAATAACACAAATAATCTGTTAAAAGCAGGGTGTTTACCTTTTATTCTATTTGATAATCTTTCAGAAGCAGAATTTTCTGTGTGCACACATTGGAATTACACCAATAGCCTAGGGTACCCTTTGGATGCCATGTCACTGATATTGATGGACCATGAATTCTCTTCTACATCATCATTGTTTGGCAATCTTTTCTTAATCCAGTGTGTTAGTTATCAATTGGCAGTGCAAAGCTTGTGATTCTTGTGCGTGATGGTGAACTGAGTTTGCCAATTCTGATTGTAGATTATCGATGAAGGTAAATGACAGAAACTTAATCATAAAGCTGTGATTTGGCATTTTGCAACTTTTAAGGACTAGTATTGATGCTGTGACTTTTCCATTTTAAGTGTGTTTTGATCAACTAAAGGAATATgtctacctatcaaaaaaaaaaaaaggaatatgtCTAGATTAGGTATTTGGGCTTTCCTACCGTAATTATGTTCAAATATGAAAGGTTGATTATTACATTAGAGGTGTATATCTTACCAGTCATTCAAGACAAGATGTACCAGAATTTTGCTAGGGACTGGGCTCCAGGAAGGGCCGGTCCACCAAATTTGACAACTATATGTACGCCCCACGTTTTTTCTTGTTAACAGCTTTTAGAATTGACAAATGCTGTTAGAAGAGACttaaaaattctgattttttttttctacgaAAGACTTGAGTGGGTGTAATTAGTGGACTTTATATCCTTTCACAGGCGGAGCCAGGTATCAGATCCAAATCTTTTAGTGCGGGAATTACTAAGGTGCTTTTTGAATCCGGTGTTtgccaaaaaagggaaagaaagaaaaactaacATATTTGATgaattgatttgtttgtttgatgtTTACAAGCGAATTAATTCTGCACGTACAATATTGATGCTTGTATTATTGTATTTGAGGAGATATCTAGGCCTTTAATAGTTTACATCAATTACCTTGGCTTTAATCTTCATTCTTCATGGTTCATACAGTGTGGGGAAATGTTGGGTCCCACGCCGTAACGAGGCATACGGTGAGCACGGTGGGAGTGGGATATACAAAACCGAGACTTCTATTCTGTCAATATTTATGAACGACAAAAAGAGGAATATGAGTGATGACACAGAATTTTTCCCAAGTTTCACAAGTCAACTGTTGATtctcttaataaattaaaaataaataaaaaaaagtttcacaaACTGTTATTATCGAATTAGTGATTAGCGTTTCTTGTCCGGATCTATTACTAGcatcatttttattatctataatttgtgaagaaaaaaaggaaaaaactgtAACTCTAGCTTTATTAGAGAAATATTGCTCTAATCAACTCTAACTAACCAACCAACccttctaaaaaagaaaaaactaagaaactaagaataattttattcttttattttatatttttagatgAAGAAAAACCTTATACAAGCTATGGCAATGAAAGTTACTTGTCATCTATTCTTGTTGATGGCAGACTTGGGGGCTGCTAAATCTACGTGTTCAGCCCagctaatgaaaaaaaaaatcttattaacaTGATTATAAATGGTCGCTAAAATTCACTATGATTTATTTCTATCGGTCAGGAGGATCACATGTAATTTGAACCTAATAAACTTCATTCCCATTCAAATTGGATTGGTTGAGATCTTGTCATAGTGGGTAAAAACGCCATGCTCTCTTTTTCTGTTTAGTTTTTCTCTCCTCAAATAATTGTTGGGAGGTTCAATTAGACTTAAATGCCACTCTTTCTTACTATTTAGAGGGTATCTCTTGAGACGGTTTCATAACACTACCTTCTCACATTATGTGAGAGCCACACGTGTAGAACCCAAATATGTTGTGAGAGACAACTCTCTCAAAAAGATacgttttttttaccatatTGTATGCAAACACAATCAAGTGAGAGCTTTTCAAGCTTCTCAACAAGTGGATATATTTTTAGGATCCTCTCTAGAATAAACAATATTAGTGATATGCTTTACCAATTTGAGTTTCTAATGGCATAAATTAGggttgaaagtttttttttttttgagagagagagagtttcaacctatggcgtccactcctgataatagctctttatcatcagacaaagacaccaattagtttttggtgtaggcggagattgaaccccagatctcttatacaaccatcagagactttatcaattgagctaactgaaacccacaattAGGGTTGAAAGTTAAAAACTCTAGTGTTGCAATAACAAAACTTC is a genomic window of Quercus lobata isolate SW786 chromosome 2, ValleyOak3.0 Primary Assembly, whole genome shotgun sequence containing:
- the LOC115974509 gene encoding E3 ubiquitin-protein ligase CIP8; this translates as MAETQPESQTSTESVTDTEPSQYWCYSCEKRVTVETLNNVPICNECKDGFVESLPATLPSPSTPPSGESDQVDDPTFGSQFLQVLRLMAQAARDEDAPPPPPRDHSPDDDFLRIELDGWYNDEEDEDPNNTEFQNHEEEEEEGNEDEDEDEDEDRSSDNEDQENRDRQEREEDDEIQRQRRRDLLRLRIQDVMPRARSGRNRILDWAEILMGLEDTSIEFRLEVPDSDRYVGNPEDYVDAEGYEALLQALAENDIGARRGAPPASKSAVSALPTVVIASEIEASVCAICKDMVNIGETATKLPCGHDYHGDCIVPWLGSRNSCPVCRFELPTDDPEYEEERKKTAKASAGGASGSGRNNSVLD